TTACATTGATGCTGATTGCCTTTAATAATCACAATTTTGCGGGAGTACTGTATTAACATCTCCGACTGATAGTGCATGAATGCTGTTGTGTTTATCTTAAAGAAAATCTTTTAGAATTCATGTTGATTTCCTTTGCCCCTTGAATGCTTGAGCAGATACCGGGGACTTGGAGATGGATGCTTGGAGTGGCAGGAGTGCCTGCTGCTATTCAATTTGTCCTCATGCTATTTTTACCTGAGTCTCCACGATGGCTTTACATGAAGGTTCAAATTCTTAACTTTGTTGAAAATTACTGCTGATAAATAACACTTTTGACTTAGAAAACTATTGCAGAAGGATAAATCTGAAGCTGCCGCTGTTCTAGCTAAGATTTATGATCCTTATCGATTGGAGGAGGAGATTGATCAGCTTGCTACTGCATTAGAGGAAGAACGCTTGAGAAAGCAGGGTGTCAGTTACCTGGATGTTTTTAGGAAGAAAGAGATTAGGCTTGCTTTCTTTGCTGGGGCTGGACTACAGGTACTCTTTAGACTTCTGTGATGCTACAGTAATATGTACCTACCTTCTAGTTGAAGTTGCTTCCTCAGCACTATCATCTTATTTTTGGTAACGCTACATTCGGGGATATATTTAGTTTTCCCACTTGGGGATCTCCCTTGAGCTTTCGCTAGCTCAAGCGTACTGCACATAAAATATTATCTTTTCACTTGGATTCAGAAGGATATGGGAACATGATGATGACACTTATAGGAGCCTTTAGTGGCAGTAAATTGATTTTAAACTGGAGAACTTGATGCGATTTGTATACTATTTTCTTTATTCACTTAAAAGATAAAAGCGCTAACTGCaaacattttttattatttcccTATTCCACAGTTACATGGGAGGTCATTGTTGATCATCGGAAACGAGTGGTAATTGCTTGTTTATAATCATCACTTGTTTGAATATGCAGGCATTTCAGCAGTTCACAGGCATCAACACGGTTATGTATTACAGTCCAACAATTGTGCAAATGGCTGGGTTTAAATCAAATCAGCTAGCATTGCTTCTGTCTCTCATTGTCGCTTTAATGAATGCCATGGGTACTATAGTGGGAATTTACCTCATTGATCACTTTGGACGCAAAAAGTTGGCATTGACAAGCTTATCCGGTGTAATTGTGTCCTTGATTCTCCTCGCTGGAGCATTTATCTTAGAATCATCTACTTCAGGCAATGTCGGGGCCTATGGGTGGATTGCTGTAATAGGTTTGGCCCTCTATATTGCTTTCTTTGCACCTGGTATGGGTCCTGTGCCATGGACAGTGAACTCCGAAATATACCCAGAGTCCTACAGAGGAATGTGTGGTGGCATGTCTGCTACTGTCAACTGGATATCAAATCTTATAGTGGCCCAGAGTTTCCTATCCTTAGCTGAGGCTGTAGGCACGGGTGTTACTTTCTTGATACTAGCTGGTATAGCGGTGATGGCGTTTGTGTTTGTCGTCGTGTTCGTGCCAGAGACCAAGGGCCTATCATTTGAGGAAATGGAGAGGCTCTGGAAGGAGAAAGCTTGGGGTAATGAATCTGGCAGAGAAGCACTTCTTGAAGCAAGAAGCTAGTTAAAAAGAAGTCTTTTGGCATCTTCATAGTCGGTGcatagtacaacaacaacaatacctagtgaaatcctacaagtagggtctggggagggtggcttgtacgcaaccttacccCGACCTTGGTGCGTAGTACCAATTTgtatattatatacatatggTGAGATCAATGTAATGTGGATGAAGGTTGGTTTGCAACCGCGTTTATTAAAGCTTTGGTTGCAAGCTCCAATCCATATGATAGGGAGGAGAGTCCTCCAGTACTTTTCATCTTTTTGTTGTATCAAGGCAGATTAAGGACTAGCAAAACATTAAACAGCTCTAGACTTTTTGAGCTTAATTGAATTATTATCTTTTGTGAAAATTTGGTTGGTCGCAATTATACCCACGGTATTTTGATTTAtcgagatttttttttctttgatcaAATTCTGAATTGTCttgataattttatctattaattattaaattaatcatataaaatatgtcatttaattTAATCATGCTCATTAATCTGAAATAGAAAATGTATTGGGTTTTAGGACTTATTGAGCGAgtgtatataatttaaaatcacatATTTTGTGTAGTTAACTTAAATATCTAATAGACGAATAAAAATATGCctaatttttttccttcaaaattTGAATAGAAAATGTctaattaaaataagaaaaacaatttATTAGGAATTGAGGTGTCCTATTTACGTTTTAATTCGAGTGTTTAAATACCATGTCAAATTTTAAGGGTTAAACCAAAATTATAGTAGGTCAAACCGGGGTGAATGTGCAAAATTGTGTTTTTACGGGTTAAGTTGCAACATTTCATCATCTTATTGGGTGAAGATGTACAAAATGTTTACCAAAATCCTTGGTCAAATTAGGGTTTTGAGAATGGCTATATAAGGTCGCTTTCGTCCCAAAATTATCCCTCATTGTGAACGAAGTGAGTTCTGCAAAAGTAGGGTTTTCTTACAAGCACATCGCGCAGCCTCGCTTTTCTGGTTTGTgaagatgggtcactccaacATCTGGAACGCTCACCCAAAGAACTACGGCCCTGGCTCTCGCACCTGGTATCCTCCTTTTagtcttgtttttatttttattttgatgaataCATATTCGAgaactaaataatatgtttgttTACTGTTTTAATTCTGTCCCTTTTGGGTTTTTGATAGATTAGATCtgaaaaattatgttttttcgATGGTTTCAATACGAACTAGAATTAAGAGAAACCTAGCTGCGGCCACTCATAAAGTTTTAGCTAACTGTATTAGTTATTAATTGTTCGTAGAACAAAGTTAATAGATTCATGTTTATAGTTGTGATTCTATTTATGCTAATATGAATTGTTCGTAGAACAAAGTTATAGATTCATGTTTATAGTTGTGATTCTATTTATGCTAATATTAATTGTTCGTAGAACAAAGTTATAGATTCGTGTTTATAGTTGTGATTCTATTTATGTTAAGTATCGTTTCGAAAACCTAATTTTTCACTGTCTGATACGTTTCCATGGAGAATATCTTGTGGTCATGCGCTTTGGCTGCGACTAGGCTTTGTTAATGGAGAATTGTTGAATTTGAATCCTTTTCAGTGTCTATAAGAGCTTTCTATAGTGAATCTGATCATATTGGTGTTCCAAACTAGTCTAGGATTAGCTTTTAGTTGATTGACTTGTTGTTTTTGCCCGAGCTGGTGAATAAATTGGTGCAGGATTCTGATGTGTTCTGTTGTCAATCTTACAAGTTGTGCTTGTTCTAGATGAGTGGTGAGAATTTAGGATAACTGTTGTCTGCTgttaaatttcaaattcatatCTATTCTTTGCTCTAACTTCATAATCTTATTGGCGAAGGATTAGATTTGGGCTTTTTTGCTAGTTGTGCACTCCTGCTATTCacgattattattattttagtcttttgtaTTCTACAACCTTTTCTTTTCAACTAATGAGTTCTATTATTCTATGTGAAAGATGCACATTTGTCATTTTGTTTTATTCCTTTAATTGTCCCTGtcttattctattttattttttgtacatTGTGTTAACAAAAATGGTTGAAGTGAATAGCTTTACTTTCGTTTGCTATGCCTAGGTGTTGATCTCAAATTTGTTGTATGTTTGCAGCCGTGTCTGCGGTAATCCTCATGCAATTATTAGAAAGTATGGACTCATGTGCTGCAGACAGTGCTTCCGCAGCAATGCCAAGGAAATTGGCTTCATCAAGGTAAAAGCTCAATTCTCTATTGCAAAATCTGTCGGATTTGCTGTCATCTTCATGTAGCTATTTGATTAGGCAACCATAATTAAGCTGCCTCAGGTAGGCTATATTGATATTCTTTTAATTGTCAAAGACATGTTAGCTTTGATCTGGATTATCGCAAGTCTTAATACCGTGTCTGTTGATTTCTCTCTGTTTTCGAGGCTAATGAATTTTTTATTCAACTGTATTGCAGTACCGCTAAATCTTCAATATGCATTTCTACGAGGACCTCTCTTGCGTGTGGTGCTGGTAGATATCTGCAATTTGAGCATTTTTATTCTCATCTTCCTTCAAGTTAAATGATGTAATGggataattttgatttttgttaGCTCTTGAAAGTGAACTATGTGGTCCTAAAGACTAGCTTTTTTATCTGAATATCTATTTCTATACTCTTCCAATTTTTACTATTTCAACTACTCTTTTCCTCTCTAGTTAGTTTCCTTGCGAGCTTTCAGTGGTATCTATGTGGTAGGAGTTGGATGTTAAACCTCATTTGGTTGCCAATTTATAGAATTGGATTTGGGGTTATGTATCAATTGCATATATGATATATCTGCATTTGGCGCCCAGCAAAAATTGTAAAACGTATTCTTATCATGAAAATGGTTAGCCATATGGTTGTCTGTAGGGCATAGAAGATGCAAGTAACTCAACAATATACTTGTAGTGGCAAAGAAGATGCAAGTAACTCAACAATACACTTGTAGTAGACTAGGTGCTTCTAGTATTTGCTGTTAGCAGTTTTGCAAGTGTTATTAAGTACTCTGGCGTAATCAATAGTGTATGGCATCTCGATTAAACAAATTAGGATCATGTTCTGATGATTTTAGCAGCAAGGCCTCTTATGTGCTTCTGTGAACTTGCACAGTGAAGTAAACATAAAGTGCACCAGGAAGCTGAAAGAGAAACCACATGTAGATTATATACAGGAAGGATGAAGTTAGGTATACTGGTATATTCACTAGCGTATGTGTTGATAAAAGTAACCATTATAGAAGATCGACCCAATTGGTTTGTGTTGATTGTTGAGAACACTCAATTGTTCTCCTTTGTCTTCAATTTTGAAATAATCGGAAAATGACAACATAGCATTAGCAAACGGCAAGAAGACCTGGTTATGGTCCCTGTAACATCATCTCCTTTTGCAATATACAGATAGTGTAGAAATAGCGTGGTGTACgaaagaaacaaaataaaatccTAGAGAGAGCATTATACAAAAGTTCCAAAGAAAACCAACCATAAcgctataaaaaaaataatgaaatatttatacTATCCAACAAAATAACTACAAAAATAAGCCCTCTTTCTCTGATTTACAAAATTTTGCCTCCCCAATCTCTCCCTTCCATTAGCCCTCATGGGATTGAGGTTTTTGCCGTCTTTCTTGGCTACAGGCTGTAAATTTTTCCAATCTGCCGTCCAAAAATGTATCACCTGCTGTGCAGACAGATGATGTTAATAAATTGTGTTGCGTGATTTCTTTGTGTTgttaaacttaaggaataatgaCACAAGCCAGCTGAGCCAGCAATATGGATAATTAGAATTGAGAAATGCGGGGAGGTTCTAATAACTGGCCTACCCTAACCAGTTTATTCATCTGCGAGCTAAGTCCAGGAGTCGTCAAGCTCTCCTCTTTCAATTCAATCGCAACAACTAGTTTAAGTTCAATATCAGTCAAATTTTTTTAAGTACTAGTCTTTCCTTCTCACCTTCTAACTCGTGGAAAGAAGCTTTCATTCTACAAACAGTAACTTCCTGCAGTTCCTTTCccttttctaaaatatattttaataacttCCTGCAGTTCCTTTCccttttctaaaatatattttaatattatgttCTTTGACTTAACACAAATTAGTAGTATAGATTTGAGTTGGATATTTCTACAGTCTTGTATGATAGATGTTTTTTCAACTTTCTTGTCAATTGAAAAATCATCTTAGTTTTTCATCACACTTTAGAGTCAAAATATATTAATCAATTGGCAGACACGGAGTTTAGAGGATTCCAATTTCCTCTTTGTCAAATAATTAATCGAAGGTTCTCGAAAGTAGAATTATCAACCAtacatttttcattttaataaaaCATGTCCCGTAGAATAGTTCAATTTTGCATGTTTTAATCATTTGGTACTAGATTAGGTGAGTGATCTTACAGCTGTCTTTAGAAAATATATACTAGTTTTGGAACAAAACAACATATCATAACAGGGGCATCCATGTCTATTAGCTTTGTTCAAATTTTGTATATCTAGTAAAACGAGATACAAGTAACAAATTTTTTTGAACTCAGtgaattaaataaattagtatagcaaaatttttaattcaaatcATAAATCCCCGTCAATTATTAAGAATATCGCAGAAATTAGGCCAAAGTCTCTTGCTAGAGATAGGTTGACATCACATAGTTGTATGAGATATTTTTGATGAAGCACCTTACCTATATCACCCACAAgtacaaaaaataaagaattatttTAGGAATATTCTCAAttctagaaaaagaaaagaaaagtataCACATTGCAAAAGGGATGGTTTGGTTGACTATACTAGTTTAATTGATTTCATGAGTGAGTATAATATAATAGAAATATGAGGGCTAAACCATCTAaagacaaaccaaaaaaaaggaagaagctCTTATAGTTAATAGTTCTTGCAtgtcaattttttaaattattaatcacATCATAATATATAGTTGCTTCATGATTAATCATTGCATAACATACAACAACATACTAATGAAATTTCACCGATAGAGTATGAAAATAGTAGATTGTAACCTCATTAATGTAAagagattatttcaaaaatcattATTATTAATCATCACTCAAACAACTTCTAAACCATATGTAATAGTCCAATTCATGGAGTTTCATTGACTTCCTTGTGTGTCCATGTCTCCAATCTCATAAGCATTGTGTTCACCTCACTAAAATGTCTGTATTATATAGAATTAAGGATATGTTGACCTTGGATAGTCCGAACAACTGAGAGAGATATTTCCAGTTATATCATTTGAATGATACTGGAATATTTATATacggaaaatatatataaaaaaaagacagtctggtgcactaaagctttcgctatgcgcagggtccggggaaggtaTTACTTCTTCTACGGAAAGTATAACCAAGGATAAAAttacttcttttatttttttgcatagGAAAAAGTAAATTTGGTTATTTTTGCAAGTAAATACAATTGATCTTACAGCAGTACTGTGTAGAAATATCCCAACCAAAGAAAAGATGTGGAATGAAAAAAGAATAGAGAGAGACTTAAGAATTGGTCCAAATTAGGCAAAGTCTCTCACTAGTGATAGGCTGCCACCAAACAAATTGTATGAGATATTGATCAACCACCTGACCTATCACctactactactaatacacgaaaaaaagaataattcaatatatatatatataaaaaaatattctagtGTTAAATATAACACATTGATCTAGCCTCTTAAACTTGGGAGTAGACATTATATGACTTGTTTTAATTGAGCatctaaaaatattataaagtgtttctattaaaaattttgtgttcaaattttggaaaaacCTTTGCGAGTGTTCTCAAGTGTTCATTATATAGATACGTTAACAAGTCACAATATGTCaccacctttaattatacgtattAGCCTCAATAAGTTGTAAAATCTCAAGGCATGTTCCAATTATGGTTGACGTGTATCACTAAAGTAGAAATTAATATGTGGTTAACTTTATTGCTTAATAGATGCTTATAAATACgcacaaaattattttttaaatttatattgaaaGTATGTAATAGAAACATTTCATCATTTCCTCAAATGCTTAGCTGGAGCAAATTATAGTTCAAATAGCTAGATAAAATTTACCGATAAATTTAAAAGCCTATCGATGTATTAAACCTGAATAATAACTTGCACTAAATTATGCAAGATTTTATGTACTCATGCGTCACCAATGTGaaacaaaaatacatgtatgaaaaaatatgattattgaactatttaaagaaaatataaggaTGACCTTATGGTATTTCTAAATtcatagtgttaagagttaattatattatatctctactcttttttaaattacaaaaaattcttaaatttggtggaattcGAATACATCCCAAAACGTCCAAATACATCACGTCTCACTTTTGGATACATTGTTCAACGTCTTGATACATCGCGTGTCGATTTTTGATACATCATCCAATGTCTCGATACATTGTGtagtgatgtatccgatcgatTCATTGCGTAAACCGATGTATCTGATTGATACAtcgcataaagtgatgtatcggAGAATAGGAGAAtatgaatttttataattttttcaaataaaaaagaattttagagaatgaatttttataattttttcaaataaaaaagaattttagagaatatgataaaTCAGTTGAGTATTTAGAAAAAATTTCCTTTGTTTTATTCTTAAACTTTATCTTCATCCAGACAGTTTTAAATAAATCAAACCACCTCTTACCCTATGTATTACTCTAATTCACGTagtttcattaattatttatgtgtttaattaTGTCTTCAATTTGGTAATTATTACTCATAATAGTTTTTCgtgtcttcttttcttttctttaacatttctttcttgaatttgtttttatgtatatatacattgaATTTGGATTAGAATTTGGGgatatttgttttctttatagAATGGTCAATTTTGGATAAAACCAATTCATGATGTATTCTGTTTGTATTCTTAGTTGAcatgaaaaaacaaaaacaaatttgAGATCATTTTCTCAACTTGTACATATTTCTTGTTACAAATAGAATATTGCTGACTATTACAATTCCATACTCATCCACTGATTAATAGTCTGCGATATATG
This Solanum dulcamara chromosome 8, daSolDulc1.2, whole genome shotgun sequence DNA region includes the following protein-coding sequences:
- the LOC129899711 gene encoding inositol transporter 1; this encodes MTIISLPGSSGYLDASNNRKISYFSNPYVLGLTFVAGIGGLLFGYDTGVISGALLYIKDDFPEVNQSSFLQETIVSMALVGAMIGAAAGGWINDYFGRKRATLSADVVFILGSVVMAAAPDPYILILGRLFVGLGVGVASVTAPVYIAEASPSEIRGGLVSTNVLMITGGQFLSYLVNLVFTEIPGTWRWMLGVAGVPAAIQFVLMLFLPESPRWLYMKKDKSEAAAVLAKIYDPYRLEEEIDQLATALEEERLRKQGVSYLDVFRKKEIRLAFFAGAGLQAFQQFTGINTVMYYSPTIVQMAGFKSNQLALLLSLIVALMNAMGTIVGIYLIDHFGRKKLALTSLSGVIVSLILLAGAFILESSTSGNVGAYGWIAVIGLALYIAFFAPGMGPVPWTVNSEIYPESYRGMCGGMSATVNWISNLIVAQSFLSLAEAVGTGVTFLILAGIAVMAFVFVVVFVPETKGLSFEEMERLWKEKAWGNESGREALLEARS
- the LOC129901460 gene encoding 40S ribosomal protein S29, yielding MGHSNIWNAHPKNYGPGSRTCRVCGNPHAIIRKYGLMCCRQCFRSNAKEIGFIKYR